From Enterococcus wangshanyuanii, the proteins below share one genomic window:
- a CDS encoding thioredoxin family protein, producing MEKLQTIQEVTTFINENHLAFLYVSQDNCSVCHALRPKLSELLKNYPAIELREVEADKVKEISAEYLVFSAPALLFFVEGKEYLRDGRFVQFKKLEAALEKVYTFEESLL from the coding sequence ATGGAAAAACTACAAACGATTCAAGAAGTAACAACATTTATCAATGAAAACCATCTCGCATTTTTATACGTTTCACAAGATAATTGTTCGGTATGTCACGCACTTAGGCCTAAACTGAGTGAGCTTTTAAAGAACTATCCTGCAATTGAATTACGAGAAGTAGAAGCAGATAAAGTAAAGGAAATATCAGCTGAATATTTAGTCTTTTCAGCACCGGCATTGCTCTTTTTTGTAGAAGGGAAAGAATACTTGCGTGATGGCAGGTTTGTTCAGTTTAAAAAATTGGAAGCTGCTTTAGAAAAAGTTTACACATTTGAAGAGAGTTTACTTTAA
- a CDS encoding metallophosphoesterase, with protein sequence MKKTIAALVACILVIVGAVIYSIAGQKEQEETLYNKSEVEFWVLSDPHYLDKSLTDSGSAFEKIKLTAAGKELDYQKESWQAFVATAIQKKPDMIIITGDLTLNGEKISAEKLADFLTQLKAAGIDVYVIPGNHDINDGWARKFVGEKQERAKSITTADFKEIFADFGYQNATDHDKQSLSYSVAVNQNYDFLFLDSNIYPEDTEPQTRPATGGTIKGTTMAWAKEQLEKSKQAQKKTLVFMHHNIYAHNEMLSNGFVINNADEFNQILADYQVPVVFSGHIHAQDIMTKTINDHELTEIASSSFSITPQGYGVVQLKGDRLDYQKASNDVDAWAKETKNKIPEVQNYSAYLETLFMEDGKKLGYSQLLNAGLTDDQELDTAAEFIGRMNVRFFSGNDFCTDEEAAKIKEEQGYQIIEKHSKFLKEYIDSIIQDNNQEDNHYTNK encoded by the coding sequence ATGAAAAAGACAATTGCCGCTCTAGTAGCATGCATTTTAGTAATAGTAGGAGCAGTCATCTATTCAATTGCGGGGCAAAAAGAGCAGGAAGAGACATTATACAACAAATCTGAAGTCGAATTTTGGGTGTTGAGTGATCCTCACTATTTAGATAAGAGCTTAACAGATTCAGGTTCAGCTTTCGAAAAAATCAAACTAACAGCTGCCGGCAAAGAGCTGGATTATCAAAAAGAAAGCTGGCAGGCATTTGTCGCAACCGCCATTCAGAAAAAACCAGATATGATCATTATTACAGGGGATCTAACGTTAAATGGTGAAAAAATCAGTGCAGAAAAATTAGCCGATTTTCTAACACAATTAAAAGCTGCAGGAATCGATGTTTATGTGATTCCAGGAAATCATGATATCAATGATGGCTGGGCCAGAAAATTTGTTGGAGAAAAGCAAGAAAGAGCAAAATCGATCACAACGGCTGATTTTAAAGAAATCTTTGCCGATTTTGGCTATCAAAATGCGACAGATCATGATAAACAGTCACTTAGCTATTCTGTAGCAGTCAATCAAAATTATGATTTCCTTTTTCTAGATTCAAATATTTATCCAGAAGACACTGAACCGCAAACAAGACCAGCAACAGGTGGTACGATCAAAGGAACAACCATGGCATGGGCTAAAGAGCAATTGGAAAAATCAAAACAAGCGCAGAAAAAGACGTTGGTTTTCATGCATCACAATATCTATGCTCATAATGAGATGCTGTCCAACGGTTTTGTGATCAACAATGCAGACGAATTTAACCAAATATTAGCTGACTATCAGGTTCCAGTTGTATTCTCAGGTCATATTCACGCACAGGATATCATGACAAAGACGATCAACGATCATGAATTAACAGAAATCGCCTCAAGTTCTTTTTCGATCACGCCACAGGGATATGGAGTTGTGCAGCTAAAGGGAGACCGCTTAGACTATCAAAAAGCCAGCAATGATGTAGATGCTTGGGCAAAAGAAACGAAAAATAAGATCCCGGAAGTTCAGAATTACTCAGCGTATCTTGAAACTCTTTTTATGGAAGATGGCAAAAAATTGGGCTATAGCCAGTTATTGAATGCTGGCTTGACCGATGATCAAGAACTTGATACTGCCGCAGAATTTATTGGGCGTATGAATGTCCGCTTTTTCTCAGGCAATGATTTTTGTACAGATGAAGAAGCAGCAAAAATCAAAGAGGAACAAGGCTACCAAATCATCGAAAAGCATAGTAAATTTCTAAAAGAATATATTGATTCGATCATACAAGATAATAACCAAGAGGATAATCATTACACGAATAAATAA
- a CDS encoding lipase, translating into MNTENSYNRLSDRVYWLDPKHEKYDPTMKKGAIRKLAGIEYEILETKNEPKNGMQAMAVAPIVNGKADTSQVVIAYAGTNSSDKADIATDIQTVGRGSETLDRLGYIVEAQSVTAQRFADTIRNQYPFASITTTGHSLGESLAFFIAAENKWMNVGFNGPYAGSMMSKDGKKWAEDNPGLFYNYRNKKDAIGGLRVTGRDFAIIIDMEKDGKLADRFGGAYHSLATWQFDKKTGRLLIPDNAFNVKAIKKRAGNDKQQLLGILNSTKAWMKALRDKLKKSGGGLSVNETIVLDNSEALLVLNAQMSTVHATFLEVESFLRRQTEKAEQSWQTSLNAGRTLGPDLSEPEVQDALESMGVSKSIISDQPKERNESKIAKCKEIASSCDSLKSEILGSIEKLLSIDQQLAKQFQPE; encoded by the coding sequence TTGAATACAGAAAATTCGTATAATAGATTGAGTGACAGGGTGTATTGGTTAGATCCAAAACATGAGAAGTATGATCCAACTATGAAAAAAGGAGCTATTAGAAAGTTAGCAGGAATTGAGTACGAAATTCTCGAAACTAAAAATGAACCTAAAAACGGCATGCAAGCCATGGCCGTCGCCCCAATCGTTAACGGTAAAGCAGACACCTCACAAGTAGTGATCGCTTATGCTGGAACGAATTCATCGGATAAAGCAGATATAGCAACAGATATACAAACAGTTGGTAGAGGAAGCGAAACACTTGATAGACTAGGATATATTGTCGAAGCACAGTCTGTCACAGCTCAGCGCTTCGCAGATACGATTAGAAATCAGTACCCATTTGCATCAATTACAACGACTGGACATTCTTTAGGAGAAAGTTTAGCCTTTTTTATTGCTGCGGAAAACAAGTGGATGAATGTGGGGTTCAATGGTCCTTATGCAGGAAGCATGATGTCTAAAGATGGAAAAAAATGGGCAGAAGATAACCCAGGTCTGTTTTATAATTACCGAAATAAGAAAGATGCTATCGGTGGTCTTCGAGTGACTGGTCGGGATTTTGCAATTATTATCGATATGGAAAAAGATGGAAAGCTGGCTGATCGATTTGGCGGCGCGTACCATAGTCTTGCAACATGGCAGTTTGATAAAAAAACTGGACGATTGTTGATTCCAGACAATGCGTTCAATGTGAAAGCAATCAAAAAAAGAGCCGGAAATGATAAACAACAGCTACTGGGGATTCTTAATAGTACAAAAGCCTGGATGAAAGCCTTACGAGACAAATTAAAGAAAAGTGGCGGTGGTTTATCAGTCAATGAAACGATTGTCTTAGACAATAGTGAAGCTCTTCTTGTACTGAATGCGCAAATGAGTACAGTTCATGCGACATTTTTGGAAGTAGAAAGTTTTCTTCGTCGTCAAACAGAAAAAGCAGAACAATCTTGGCAAACTTCGTTAAATGCAGGTAGAACCTTAGGGCCGGATTTAAGTGAACCAGAAGTACAAGATGCACTTGAATCTATGGGCGTCAGTAAATCAATTATTTCCGATCAACCTAAAGAGAGAAATGAATCGAAAATTGCTAAATGTAAAGAAATCGCAAGCAGTTGTGATTCCCTCAAATCAGAAATTCTTGGAAGTATTGAAAAACTATTATCGATCGATCAACAATTAGCGAAACAATTTCAACCGGAATAA
- a CDS encoding OsmC family protein, producing the protein MQLVSGEKGFELVHESGNWLMKKDLGFSPVEMLVASIGGCGAYVYEKILTNSTIDFTIKSVDISYERAEDKPAKPLSQVTILFTIQVPEEAQGKAERALKLIGKNCPVMQSLDPAIEVIERVQFV; encoded by the coding sequence ATGCAATTAGTATCAGGAGAAAAAGGGTTTGAGCTAGTACATGAAAGTGGGAACTGGCTGATGAAAAAAGATCTTGGTTTTTCACCAGTTGAAATGTTGGTCGCATCGATCGGTGGATGCGGTGCGTATGTCTACGAAAAAATTTTAACAAACTCTACCATAGATTTTACGATCAAGTCAGTAGATATTTCCTATGAACGTGCGGAAGATAAACCTGCAAAGCCATTGAGTCAGGTAACGATCCTTTTTACGATCCAAGTACCAGAAGAAGCCCAAGGGAAAGCCGAACGTGCTTTAAAATTAATTGGGAAAAACTGTCCTGTGATGCAGTCTCTAGATCCAGCGATCGAAGTTATAGAGAGAGTTCAATTCGTTTAA
- a CDS encoding peptide ABC transporter substrate-binding protein, translating to MKKFFIISSIITGIFLTGCSTTDQSTNNEKEKAIVRFTEPAELLTLDTTQEEDFTSFNAQNQVLEGLYQLNDKDEAIPAVAEKLPEISEDKQTYTINLRKDAKWSNGEAVTANDFLYAWRRAVTPETAPSYASLFVSTIKNADDIYQGKVKPEELGVEAPDDYTLVVHLIKPIPYFTSLLTFETFFPINQAFAEKQGSNYGTSSQTTLYNGPFTLEGWEQNSDTWQYVKNPEYWDKKNVQVDEIQTTVVKSTSTAVNLYQTDELDRVVLDGEFSKQYKNDPDFQNQNDTKMGYLRFNQGKDKPLNNAQLRKAISLAIDRKTFVENVLGDGSIAATGFVPQNFVQNPTTGEDFREESGVQQTFDKEAAREALDLAKKELNQSEFTLVYLAKDTDSEKKTAEYLASQVAEVLPEVKFEITTLPSNNLQERYLSGDYDIAFGQWMPDFKDAITFLDMFTSMSGLNHVNYKSEEYDRLIEAAVATDAADEEKRWSDLLEAEHVLLGKDYVIAPIYQQQTALLQKKTISGVVKHSFGSPYSFKYIRVDKTE from the coding sequence ATGAAAAAGTTTTTTATTATCAGTTCAATCATCACAGGAATCTTTTTGACAGGATGCTCAACGACTGATCAATCAACAAACAATGAAAAAGAGAAGGCAATCGTTCGTTTTACTGAACCAGCAGAGCTTTTGACTCTTGATACGACACAAGAAGAAGATTTCACTAGCTTCAATGCACAGAATCAGGTATTGGAAGGACTGTACCAATTAAATGATAAAGATGAAGCGATTCCAGCGGTTGCTGAAAAGCTTCCAGAAATCAGTGAAGATAAACAAACCTATACGATCAATCTCAGAAAAGATGCGAAATGGTCAAACGGCGAAGCGGTGACAGCTAATGATTTCCTTTATGCATGGAGACGTGCAGTGACGCCTGAAACGGCCCCCTCCTATGCTAGTCTGTTTGTTTCAACGATCAAAAATGCTGATGACATTTATCAAGGGAAAGTAAAACCTGAAGAATTAGGCGTAGAAGCGCCAGATGACTATACATTAGTTGTTCATTTGATCAAGCCGATACCTTACTTTACCTCGTTACTGACCTTTGAAACATTTTTCCCGATCAATCAAGCCTTTGCTGAAAAACAAGGGAGTAATTATGGGACATCTAGTCAAACGACATTATATAATGGACCATTTACTTTAGAAGGCTGGGAGCAAAATTCCGATACATGGCAGTATGTCAAAAACCCGGAGTACTGGGATAAAAAGAATGTCCAAGTCGATGAAATCCAGACAACGGTTGTTAAATCGACAAGTACAGCAGTCAATTTATATCAAACAGATGAACTTGATCGTGTCGTTTTAGATGGTGAGTTTTCAAAGCAGTATAAAAATGATCCTGACTTCCAAAATCAAAATGATACAAAAATGGGCTACCTTCGTTTTAATCAAGGAAAAGACAAGCCGCTTAACAATGCTCAGTTGAGAAAAGCCATTTCATTAGCGATCGATCGTAAAACCTTTGTTGAGAATGTTTTAGGAGACGGCTCGATCGCAGCAACTGGATTTGTTCCGCAAAATTTTGTCCAAAATCCTACAACAGGTGAAGATTTCCGTGAAGAAAGTGGCGTACAGCAGACATTTGATAAAGAAGCGGCACGGGAAGCACTTGATCTTGCCAAGAAAGAGCTGAATCAATCAGAATTTACATTGGTTTATTTAGCAAAAGATACGGATAGTGAGAAAAAAACGGCAGAATATTTAGCAAGCCAAGTTGCTGAAGTTTTACCTGAAGTTAAATTTGAAATCACGACTTTACCAAGCAATAATTTACAGGAACGCTATTTATCTGGCGATTATGACATCGCTTTTGGTCAATGGATGCCAGACTTTAAAGATGCGATCACATTTTTAGATATGTTTACATCAATGTCTGGTCTAAATCATGTGAATTATAAGAGTGAAGAATATGATCGACTGATTGAAGCAGCGGTAGCGACCGATGCTGCAGATGAGGAAAAGAGATGGTCTGATTTATTGGAAGCGGAGCATGTTTTATTAGGAAAAGATTATGTTATCGCACCGATCTATCAGCAGCAAACAGCTTTGTTACAAAAGAAAACGATCAGTGGTGTTGTAAAACATAGCTTTGGATCACCCTATAGTTTTAAGTATATCCGTGTAGATAAAACAGAATAG
- a CDS encoding heavy metal translocating P-type ATPase, giving the protein METTHAQKCSGEQGHTHDHGHNHSHGKSPVILFFTGLVLFIVAFFTNEGSLIQHILFISATFLSGYHIILEGIVETVEQSKAKRKFAPNVHILMTLAAFGAIIIGSYEEAALLILIFAAAHFLEEYAEGRSKREITNLLKMNPTEARLIQPDGSVKTVDVSQLKIGDKLQVLNGDQIPTDGRILTGATSIDESSINGESIPREKSVGDEVFGSTINGNGTFTMEVTKDSSDTVFAKIVQLVNQSQSNLSKTATKIQQLEPYYVTIVLILVPLFIAAGPFIFNWSWNDSFYRGMVFLISASPCALAASAVPATLSGISNLAKRGVLFKGGSYLANLATIKSVAFDKTGTLTQGKPVVTDFYFLTETNEQEYIDIIVAMEKTANHPLANAILAKFTPVGKLELTVENELGKGLVTVFDGATYQLGKPEIFVNTNKQIIEHSEQYAKEGKTVVYFAKNQEVIGLIAMMDVPNEHAKPVISYLKAQGIHTTMITGDAELTGQAVGRQIGIDEVVGNVLPENKAAIVQEQQERYGSVAMLGDGVNDAPALVTADIGVAMGDGTDIAIDVADAVLMQNDLTKFSYAHATAKRLDRIIWQNIIFSMFIVVLLITLNIFGKMDITIGVIAHEGSTLLVILNGLRLLIPTKI; this is encoded by the coding sequence ATGGAAACAACTCATGCACAAAAATGCTCAGGAGAACAAGGACACACACATGATCATGGCCATAATCATAGTCATGGCAAATCACCCGTTATTTTATTCTTTACAGGTTTGGTATTATTTATTGTTGCTTTTTTTACAAATGAAGGTTCTTTGATCCAACATATTCTTTTTATCAGTGCTACATTCCTATCGGGCTATCACATTATTTTGGAAGGAATCGTAGAAACAGTAGAGCAGTCTAAAGCCAAAAGAAAATTTGCACCAAATGTTCACATTTTGATGACTTTAGCAGCTTTTGGTGCGATCATCATCGGAAGCTATGAAGAAGCAGCACTGTTGATCTTGATTTTTGCGGCTGCCCATTTTCTTGAGGAATATGCTGAAGGGCGCAGTAAAAGAGAAATCACTAATTTATTGAAAATGAATCCAACGGAAGCTCGCTTGATCCAACCTGACGGAAGTGTCAAAACAGTGGACGTTTCTCAATTAAAAATCGGTGACAAACTTCAAGTCTTGAATGGCGATCAAATCCCGACAGATGGTCGTATTTTAACTGGAGCTACGTCTATCGATGAATCATCGATCAATGGAGAAAGTATCCCTAGAGAAAAATCAGTCGGAGACGAAGTATTTGGCAGCACGATCAATGGTAATGGAACGTTTACAATGGAGGTCACAAAAGACAGCAGCGACACGGTCTTTGCTAAAATCGTTCAATTGGTGAATCAATCTCAATCCAATTTGTCTAAAACAGCAACAAAAATCCAACAGTTAGAACCATATTATGTGACGATCGTATTGATTTTAGTGCCACTTTTTATTGCGGCAGGCCCGTTCATTTTCAATTGGTCATGGAATGATAGCTTCTATCGTGGAATGGTTTTTCTAATTTCTGCTTCTCCATGTGCTTTGGCAGCAAGTGCGGTACCTGCAACTTTGTCAGGAATCTCCAACTTAGCTAAAAGAGGCGTTCTATTTAAAGGCGGTTCTTATCTAGCTAACCTTGCAACGATCAAATCTGTCGCATTTGATAAAACCGGAACATTGACACAAGGAAAACCAGTTGTGACTGATTTTTACTTTTTAACTGAAACAAATGAACAAGAATATATCGATATCATTGTTGCTATGGAAAAAACAGCCAATCATCCTTTAGCCAATGCAATATTAGCGAAGTTTACTCCTGTTGGAAAATTAGAGTTAACAGTTGAAAATGAGCTTGGAAAAGGCTTGGTTACTGTCTTTGACGGAGCAACTTATCAGCTTGGAAAACCCGAGATCTTTGTGAATACGAACAAACAAATCATTGAACACAGTGAGCAATACGCCAAAGAAGGAAAAACAGTTGTCTATTTTGCGAAAAATCAAGAAGTCATCGGTTTGATTGCGATGATGGATGTCCCAAATGAACATGCTAAACCAGTCATCAGTTATTTGAAAGCACAAGGCATCCATACCACAATGATTACAGGTGATGCAGAGTTGACAGGACAAGCAGTTGGGCGCCAAATCGGGATCGATGAAGTTGTGGGAAATGTCTTACCGGAAAATAAAGCAGCGATCGTTCAAGAGCAACAAGAACGCTATGGCAGTGTTGCGATGCTTGGAGATGGTGTGAATGATGCCCCAGCTTTAGTGACAGCAGATATCGGTGTTGCAATGGGAGATGGAACGGATATTGCAATCGATGTTGCTGATGCAGTATTGATGCAAAATGACTTAACAAAATTTAGTTATGCTCATGCCACAGCTAAACGCTTGGACCGTATCATTTGGCAGAATATTATCTTTTCTATGTTTATTGTCGTATTATTGATTACATTGAATATATTTGGAAAAATGGATATCACGATCGGAGTGATCGCCCATGAAGGGAGCACATTGCTAGTAATACTGAATGGGTTACGTTTATTGATCCCAACAAAAATATAA
- a CDS encoding helix-turn-helix domain-containing protein, which yields MERNLVSVLEENTELKLNLLAIMRDENVWMIGDELAAKLDVPTKRVHTLISSLLQDLMDFNSDAIQLTTLKGRGSYLQIDDPEQYVKLRQSIIENSIIFQIILAVAIDKEVTLGQLSMNNFVSESSIRNRIKAVNQLTKSIGVKIVSRKNHYRFQGEEAQIRVMLNTIFWRLYRGAEWPFRNVNQKKLFKLLASISGEINLSFKSLTLYQVGYLFAINYNRARQGHDITIKSNWQPYLFLCEQIDHETNIYQLFLDNYGLSKSETNFFLLEVLARSKIYTHSDKRKILNLVNLKNTPAYTACEQSLKKYEEKFGMLSKTEERLFFEYTYPCHVYAELFLDIVYTSSGYRMYQRTENYFPILKSKMKEILSELYEETGLSLFLNEHYLIDKYILIFSFFKSAVCYEKEFIIYIETDLSEMMEQKLINQIEANFKIFFNIKIYTSLNKLKKERKEFDIIISTCVSPTFRIYTDRAQYFLVHPILTRRDIRMISDYLHMSLPGGVNQ from the coding sequence ATGGAACGGAATTTGGTCAGTGTGTTAGAAGAGAATACGGAATTGAAATTGAACCTGCTAGCAATTATGAGAGATGAAAATGTCTGGATGATCGGTGATGAGTTGGCAGCGAAACTAGATGTACCTACTAAGCGAGTTCATACGCTAATAAGTAGTCTATTACAAGATCTAATGGATTTTAATTCTGATGCTATCCAGCTCACAACACTGAAAGGAAGAGGGAGCTATTTACAGATAGATGATCCGGAGCAATATGTGAAGCTGCGTCAATCTATTATAGAAAACTCTATCATTTTTCAAATTATTTTAGCAGTTGCTATTGATAAAGAAGTGACTTTAGGCCAATTGTCTATGAATAATTTTGTAAGTGAATCTTCAATTAGGAATCGAATCAAGGCTGTAAATCAGTTAACAAAATCAATTGGAGTAAAAATAGTAAGTCGTAAAAATCATTACCGATTTCAGGGAGAAGAAGCACAAATAAGGGTGATGCTCAATACGATCTTTTGGCGTCTCTATAGAGGGGCAGAATGGCCGTTTAGAAATGTGAATCAAAAAAAATTGTTTAAATTATTAGCTAGTATCAGCGGTGAAATCAATCTGTCGTTTAAATCGCTCACACTATATCAAGTAGGCTACTTATTTGCGATCAATTATAATCGAGCACGTCAGGGACATGACATAACAATAAAATCAAACTGGCAGCCTTATCTATTTTTATGTGAACAGATTGATCATGAGACGAATATTTATCAGCTATTTTTAGATAATTATGGCTTATCTAAATCAGAAACCAATTTCTTTTTGCTAGAAGTACTTGCTAGAAGTAAAATCTATACGCATTCGGATAAGCGAAAAATACTTAATTTAGTAAATTTAAAAAATACACCTGCTTATACAGCTTGTGAACAATCATTGAAAAAATATGAAGAAAAATTTGGCATGTTATCAAAAACAGAAGAACGGCTCTTTTTTGAATATACGTATCCTTGTCATGTTTACGCTGAATTGTTCTTGGATATTGTTTACACCAGCTCAGGCTATCGGATGTATCAGCGGACGGAAAACTATTTTCCAATTCTAAAAAGCAAAATGAAAGAGATTCTATCTGAATTATATGAAGAAACTGGGCTCAGCTTATTCTTGAATGAGCACTATTTAATCGATAAATATATCCTGATATTCTCTTTCTTCAAGTCAGCAGTCTGCTATGAAAAAGAATTTATTATTTATATAGAAACTGATTTATCAGAAATGATGGAACAAAAGTTAATTAACCAAATTGAAGCTAATTTCAAAATATTTTTCAATATAAAAATCTATACAAGTTTGAACAAGCTGAAAAAAGAACGAAAAGAGTTCGATATCATTATTTCAACCTGTGTTTCTCCAACCTTCAGAATTTATACTGATCGAGCCCAATATTTCTTAGTTCATCCAATATTAACAAGAAGAGATATTCGGATGATATCGGATTACTTGCATATGTCTTTGCCTGGAGGAGTGAACCAATAG
- a CDS encoding tyrosine-type recombinase/integrase, protein MARKGENIYKRKDGRWEGRYIKGRRADGSIYYGYIYANNYKEVKKKLVIKKASIFSNTNTTERFYGTVNNWLDYWLESVAVFNVKPSTFDSYKSKIDCHIRPALGDIHLSELTSTKIENFINSTKEKISINSLHAVFRVLKTALKYAEKLNFVQRSLYENIQLPKVKKPKIVTITRTEHKRLVKEAKKSPEGLSVLLSLETGMRIGEISGLKWKDIDFENQTISVQRTLQRVGTLSEGKFRTHIIEEKPKSETSERIIPLSTALVKRLQRAKNQSKSVYVISKGEKFVEPRTIRYQFKRLLESLKLPKCSFHALRHSFATRCLEKGVNIAVISSLMGHASTKMTLDIYTNSNLNEERLAVESVTCV, encoded by the coding sequence ATGGCTAGAAAGGGAGAAAATATATATAAAAGAAAAGATGGACGATGGGAGGGACGATATATAAAAGGTCGCCGAGCAGATGGTTCAATCTATTATGGTTACATCTATGCTAATAACTATAAAGAAGTTAAAAAGAAATTGGTCATCAAAAAAGCTAGTATATTCTCAAATACCAATACCACCGAGCGATTTTATGGAACGGTCAACAATTGGCTAGATTATTGGTTGGAATCAGTAGCTGTCTTCAATGTAAAACCTAGTACCTTCGATAGCTATAAGAGTAAAATCGATTGCCATATTCGCCCGGCTCTTGGAGATATCCATTTAAGCGAGCTAACATCCACTAAAATCGAAAACTTCATAAATAGTACAAAAGAAAAAATCTCAATTAATTCACTGCATGCTGTTTTCAGAGTTTTAAAAACCGCACTGAAGTATGCAGAAAAGCTTAACTTTGTTCAAAGGTCCTTATATGAGAATATCCAGTTACCTAAAGTTAAAAAACCGAAGATCGTTACTATTACAAGAACTGAGCATAAACGCTTAGTAAAGGAAGCAAAAAAATCACCAGAAGGATTATCTGTTCTTCTTTCTTTAGAAACAGGGATGAGAATTGGAGAAATTTCAGGATTAAAATGGAAAGATATCGATTTTGAGAATCAAACAATTTCAGTTCAAAGAACATTGCAACGAGTGGGAACTCTTTCAGAGGGAAAATTCAGGACGCATATTATAGAAGAAAAACCAAAATCAGAGACATCAGAACGGATCATTCCGCTTTCCACAGCATTAGTTAAACGTCTACAAAGAGCAAAAAATCAAAGTAAAAGTGTTTATGTAATCTCTAAGGGAGAAAAATTTGTTGAGCCTCGTACGATTCGTTATCAATTCAAACGGTTACTGGAATCATTAAAATTACCAAAATGTTCTTTCCACGCCTTACGACATTCATTTGCGACTCGTTGTTTAGAAAAAGGTGTAAATATAGCAGTTATCAGTTCCTTGATGGGACACGCTTCTACAAAAATGACATTAGATATCTACACAAATTCGAATCTGAATGAAGAACGTTTAGCAGTTGAATCAGTCACCTGTGTGTAG
- a CDS encoding DNA-binding response regulator — translation MFNIALVNHKKIGDSRYIEVLKEKQCDVHYLESDELDQRINTMDAVIIKESSLEEIGETCELIIKIRSLTDRFIWILSEASTKINRIVYLQLGSDGTFDDQVDPDEFGIYVGTTLERRTKRVEPVKEVEPQANKIEELAPIELVPNNFSVNVEKKGEVSLTKLEFQAMEILVRRQGDAVSYEEMYQAIWGDEKGDRKYRISNLVFHLRKKLGDDPFKPKYIRTVRSRGYMLSM, via the coding sequence ATGTTTAACATAGCACTAGTCAATCATAAAAAGATTGGTGATTCGCGATACATAGAGGTTTTGAAGGAAAAGCAATGTGATGTGCATTACTTAGAGTCTGATGAACTAGATCAAAGAATAAATACTATGGATGCGGTGATTATTAAGGAGTCTTCTTTAGAAGAAATTGGTGAAACATGCGAGCTGATCATTAAGATTAGAAGTTTGACCGATCGTTTCATTTGGATTCTTTCAGAAGCTTCTACAAAAATCAATCGAATCGTCTATTTACAATTAGGCTCTGACGGAACATTTGATGATCAGGTCGATCCTGATGAATTTGGTATCTACGTAGGGACGACATTGGAGAGAAGAACAAAAAGGGTTGAACCTGTAAAAGAAGTAGAGCCGCAAGCTAACAAAATCGAAGAATTAGCACCTATCGAACTTGTACCTAACAACTTTTCTGTCAATGTGGAAAAGAAAGGTGAAGTCAGCTTGACTAAATTGGAATTTCAGGCAATGGAGATTTTAGTTAGACGCCAAGGAGATGCCGTTTCTTATGAAGAAATGTATCAGGCGATTTGGGGAGATGAAAAAGGTGATCGCAAGTATCGCATTTCTAATCTAGTCTTCCATCTTAGAAAAAAACTTGGGGACGATCCATTTAAACCTAAGTATATCCGAACTGTTCGCTCAAGAGGTTACATGTTGTCTATGTAA